One region of Danio rerio strain Tuebingen ecotype United States chromosome 5, GRCz12tu, whole genome shotgun sequence genomic DNA includes:
- the trpv4 gene encoding transient receptor potential cation channel subfamily V member 4 isoform X1 codes for MTDQGFSASTLLKRYRLAMTESLSVSSPPDNSAQDSSEAADGDPNFPMSSMAALLENDDVSQPTHELPRPGQQNDQKQNMRIRFPGPFKKGVPNPMDLLESDYTEYPKQAPMDSMFDYGTCRQINNNKKGRRKKLPRGKAEIGMSCDEGSPEPPVLKVFNRWMLFEAVSRADPRALDGLLQYLQSHEKRLTDEEFKELSTGKTCLPKALLNLHNGQNDTIPILVDIAEQTGNLREFINTPFRDVYYRGQMALHIAIERRCKQYVELLVEKGADVHAQARGRFFQPRDEGGYFYFGELPLSLAACTNQPDMVHYLTENGHKKADLRRQDSRGNTVLHALVHIADNTRDNTRFVTKMFDLLLIKCAKLYPDCNLENILNNDGMSPLMMAAKLGKIGVFQHIIRREIKDEEARHLSRKFKDWAYGPVYSNLYDLSSLDTCGEEVSVLEILVYNSKIENRHEMLAVEPINELLRAKWQKFAAVTFYISVFSYLVTMIIFTLVAYYRPSVGKPPYAYDTTEDKVRLAGEIITVGSGLFFFVTNIKDLFLKKCPGVNSIFVDGSFQLLYFIYSVLVLVSAALYLSGIEAYVSVMVFALTLGWMNTLYFTRGLKLTGTYSIMIQKILIKDLFRFLLVYVLFMIGYASALVSLLTICPDKDTCKENCPTYPECRDTNTFSEFLLDLFKLTIGIGDLDNMLKGAQYPAVFLILLVTYIILTFVLLLNMLIALMGETVGQVSKESKKIWKLQWATTILDIERSFPVCLRRSFRVGEMVTVGKGLDGKPDKRWCFRVDEVKWSHWNQNLGIINEDPGQKDLSEHTQGGRGLRRDRWSTVVPRVVELNRGSRDHTVEMEPLTGRHRLKSES; via the exons ATGACTGAC CAGGGTTTTTCTGCTTCCACTCTACTGAAGCGCTATCGTCTGGCCATGACAGAGTCCTTGTCTGTCTCCTCACCACCAGACAATTCAGCTCAGGACTCTTCAGAGGCAGCAGATGGAGATCCCAACTTCCCCATGTCTTCAATGGCAGCGCTACTGGAAAATGATGATGTATCACAGCCAACTCATGAATTGCCTCGACCAGGACAACAGAACGACCAGAAGCAGAACATGCGGATTAGGTTCCCAGGACCCTTTAAAAAGGGGGTTCCTAACCCTATGGATCTTCTTGAGTCGGATTATACAGAGTATCCTAAACAAGCACCTATGGATTCCATGTTTGACTACGGCACATGCAGGCAGATCAACAACAATAAGAAAGGAAGACGGAAGAAGCTTCCACGAGG GAAGGCAGAGATCGGGATGTCATGTGATGAGGGATCCCCGGAGCCCCCTGTTCTCAAAGTCTTCAACCGCTGGATGTTGTTCGAAGCTGTATCTCGAGCAGATCCAAGAGCTCTGGACGGCCTTCTGCAGTATCTTCAGTCCCACGAAAAGAGGCTGACCGATGAAGAGTTCAAAG AACTTTCTACAGGGAAAACCTGCCTACCAAAAGCACTTCTCAACCTGCACAATGGTCAAAACGACACCATCCCAATATTGGTGGACATTGCTGAACAGACAGGAAACCTCAGAGAGTTCATCAACACACCCTTTAGAGATGTCTATTATAGGG GTCAGATGGCTCTGCATATTGCTATAGAGCGACGATGCAAACAGTATGTGGAGCTTCTGGTGGAGAAGGGGGCTGATGTCCATGCGCAGGCCAGGGGACGCTTCTTCCAGCCCAGAGATGAGGGTGGATACTTCTACTTTG GTGAACTGCCCCTCTCACTCGCAGCTTGTACCAACCAACCAGACATGGTGCATTACCTGACAGAGAATGGACACAAGAAGGCGGATCTGAGGAGGCAGGACTCAAGGGGAAACACAGTCCTGCATGCTTTGGTCCACATTGCTGACAACACTCGGGACAACACACGTTTTGTCACTAAGATGTTTGACTTGCTGCTCATTAAATGTGCCAAACTCTACCCGGATTGCAACCTGGAGAATATACTCAACAACGACGGCATGTCCCCTCTCATGATGGCCGCCAAACTGGGCAAAATTGGG GTGTTTCAGCACATCATTCGGAGAGAGATAAAAGATGAGGAAGCTCGACACCTCTCACGGAAATTTAAAGACTGGGCTTATGGACCAGTGTACTCCAATCTGTATGATCTGTCCTCCCTGGACACCTGCGGAGAGGAAGTGTCTGTTCTGGAAATACTCGTCTACAACAGCAAGATTGAG AATCGGCATGAGATGTTGGCGGTGGAACCAATAAATGAACTGCTGAGGGCCAAGTGGCAGAAATTTGCAGCGGTGACCTTCTACATCAGTGTGTTTTCCTATCTTGTGACTATGATTATCTTCACTCTTGTGGCCTACTATCGCCCATCAGTGGGAAAA CCCCCTTATGCTTATGATACCACAGAAGACAAGGTGCGTCTGGCTGGAGAGATCATCACAGTGGGTTCTGGACtctttttctttgtaacaaaT ATTAAGGACCTTTTCCTGAAGAAGTGCCCCGGGGTGAATTCTATATTTGTTGATGGATCCTTTCAGCTTCTCTA CTTCATCTACTCTGTGTTGGTGCTGGTGAGCGCAGCGCTGTATCTGTCAGGCATTGAGGCCTACGTGTCTGTGATGGTGTTTGCTTTAACACTAGGCTGGATGAACACCCTCTATTTTACCAGAGGCCTTAAACTCACTGGAACTTACAGCATCATGATCCAAAAG ATTCTCATCAAAGATTTGTTCCGGTTCCTGCTGGTCTACGTGCTCTTCATGATTGGTTATGCTTCAG CATTAGTGTCGCTGTTGACCATCTGCCCTGATAAGGACACGTGTAAGGAAAACTGTCCTACATATCCCGAATGTCGAGACACAAACACCTTCAGTGAATTCTTGCTGGACCTCTTCAAGCTGACCATAGGCATCGGAGACCTGGACAACATGCTGAAAGGCGCACAGTATCCCGCCGTCTTCCTCATTCTGCTGGTCACCTACATTATCCTCACCTTCGTCCTGTTGCTCAACATGTTAATCGCTCTGATGGGGGAGACGGTGGGACAGGTGTCCAAAGAAAGCAAGAAGATCTGGAAATTGCAG TGGGCGACTACTATCCTGGACATTGAGCGTTCTTTCCCTGTGTGTCTGCGGCGGTCTTTCCGTGTGGGAGAGATGGTCACTGTGGGCAAGGGTTTGGATGGAAAGCCAGACAAACGCTGGTGCTTCAG GGTGGACGAGGTGAAGTGGTCCCACTGGAATCAAAATCTGGGCATCATCAATGAGGATCCAGGCCAGAAAGACCTTTCTGAACACACACAGGGTGGACGGGGCCTTCGAAGAG ACCGCTGGTCCACTGTAGTACCGAGAGTGGTTGAACTGAATCGCGGCTCCAGAGATCACACCGTAGAGATGGAGCCTCTCACAGGGAGACACCGACTCAAGTCTGAAAGCTAA
- the trpv4 gene encoding transient receptor potential cation channel subfamily V member 4 (The RefSeq protein has 8 substitutions compared to this genomic sequence), producing the protein MTESLSVSSPPDNSAQDSSEAADGDPNFPMSSMAALLENDDVSQPTHELPRPGQQNDQKQNMRIRFPGPFKKGVPNPMDLLESDYTEYPKQAPMDSMFDYGTCRQINNNKKGRRKKLPRGKAEIGMSCDEGSPEPPVLKVFNRWMLFEAVSRADPRALDGLLQYLQSHEKRLTDEEFKELSTGKTCLPKALLNLHNGQNDTIPILVDIAEQTGNLREFINTPFRDVYYRGQMALHIAIERRCKQYVELLVEKGADVHAQARGRFFQPRDEGGYFYFGELPLSLAACTNQPDMVHYLTENGHKKADLRRQDSRGNTVLHALVHIADNTRDNTRFVTKMFDLLLIKCAKLYPDCNLENILNNDGMSPLMMAAKLGKIGVFQHTIRREIKDEEARHLSRKFKDWAYGPVYSNLYDLSSLDTCGEEVSVLEILVYNSKIENRHEMLAVEPINELLRAKWQKFAAVTFYISVFSYLVTMIIFTLVAYYRPSVGKPPYAYDTTEDKVRLGGEIITVGSGLFFFVTNIKDLFLKKCPGVNSIFVDGSFQLLYFIYSVLVVGSAALYLSGIEAYVSVMVFALTLGGMNPLYFTRGLKLTGTYSIMIQKILIKDLFRFLLVYVLFMIGYASALVSLLTICPNKDTCKENCPTYPECRDTNTFSEFLLDLFKLTIGIGDLDNMLKGAQYPAVFLILLVTYIILTFVPLLNMLIALMGETVGQVSKESKKIWKLQWATTILDIERSFPVCLRRSFRVGEMVTVGKGLDGKPDKRWCFRVDEVKWSHWNQNLGIINEDPGQKDLSEHTQGGRGLRRDRWSTVVPRVVELNRGSRDHTVEMEPLTGRHRLKSES; encoded by the exons ATGACAGAGTCCTTGTCTGTCTCCTCACCACCAGACAATTCAGCTCAGGACTCTTCAGAGGCAGCAGATGGAGATCCCAACTTCCCCATGTCTTCAATGGCAGCGCTACTGGAAAATGATGATGTATCACAGCCAACTCATGAATTGCCTCGACCAGGACAACAGAACGACCAGAAGCAGAACATGCGGATTAGGTTCCCAGGACCCTTTAAAAAGGGGGTTCCTAACCCTATGGATCTTCTTGAGTCGGATTATACAGAGTATCCTAAACAAGCACCTATGGATTCCATGTTTGACTACGGCACATGCAGGCAGATCAACAACAATAAGAAAGGAAGACGGAAGAAGCTTCCACGAGG GAAGGCAGAGATCGGGATGTCATGTGATGAGGGATCCCCGGAGCCCCCTGTTCTCAAAGTCTTCAACCGCTGGATGTTGTTCGAAGCTGTATCTCGAGCAGATCCAAGAGCTCTGGACGGCCTTCTGCAGTATCTTCAGTCCCACGAAAAGAGGCTGACCGATGAAGAGTTCAAAG AACTTTCTACAGGGAAAACCTGCCTACCAAAAGCACTTCTCAACCTGCACAATGGTCAAAACGACACCATCCCAATATTGGTGGACATTGCTGAACAGACAGGAAACCTCAGAGAGTTCATCAACACACCCTTTAGAGATGTCTATTATAGGG GTCAGATGGCTCTGCATATTGCTATAGAGCGACGATGCAAACAGTATGTGGAGCTTCTGGTGGAGAAGGGGGCTGATGTCCATGCGCAGGCCAGGGGACGCTTCTTCCAGCCCAGAGATGAGGGTGGATACTTCTACTTTG GTGAACTGCCCCTCTCACTCGCAGCTTGTACCAACCAACCAGACATGGTGCATTACCTGACAGAGAATGGACACAAGAAGGCGGATCTGAGGAGGCAGGACTCAAGGGGAAACACAGTCCTGCATGCTTTGGTCCACATTGCTGACAACACTCGGGACAACACACGTTTTGTCACTAAGATGTTTGACTTGCTGCTCATTAAATGTGCCAAACTCTACCCGGATTGCAACCTGGAGAATATACTCAACAACGACGGCATGTCCCCTCTCATGATGGCCGCCAAACTGGGCAAAATTGGG GTGTTTCAGCACATCATTCGGAGAGAGATAAAAGATGAGGAAGCTCGACACCTCTCACGGAAATTTAAAGACTGGGCTTATGGACCAGTGTACTCCAATCTGTATGATCTGTCCTCCCTGGACACCTGCGGAGAGGAAGTGTCTGTTCTGGAAATACTCGTCTACAACAGCAAGATTGAG AATCGGCATGAGATGTTGGCGGTGGAACCAATAAATGAACTGCTGAGGGCCAAGTGGCAGAAATTTGCAGCGGTGACCTTCTACATCAGTGTGTTTTCCTATCTTGTGACTATGATTATCTTCACTCTTGTGGCCTACTATCGCCCATCAGTGGGAAAA CCCCCTTATGCTTATGATACCACAGAAGACAAGGTGCGTCTGGCTGGAGAGATCATCACAGTGGGTTCTGGACtctttttctttgtaacaaaT ATTAAGGACCTTTTCCTGAAGAAGTGCCCCGGGGTGAATTCTATATTTGTTGATGGATCCTTTCAGCTTCTCTA CTTCATCTACTCTGTGTTGGTGCTGGTGAGCGCAGCGCTGTATCTGTCAGGCATTGAGGCCTACGTGTCTGTGATGGTGTTTGCTTTAACACTAGGCTGGATGAACACCCTCTATTTTACCAGAGGCCTTAAACTCACTGGAACTTACAGCATCATGATCCAAAAG ATTCTCATCAAAGATTTGTTCCGGTTCCTGCTGGTCTACGTGCTCTTCATGATTGGTTATGCTTCAG CATTAGTGTCGCTGTTGACCATCTGCCCTGATAAGGACACGTGTAAGGAAAACTGTCCTACATATCCCGAATGTCGAGACACAAACACCTTCAGTGAATTCTTGCTGGACCTCTTCAAGCTGACCATAGGCATCGGAGACCTGGACAACATGCTGAAAGGCGCACAGTATCCCGCCGTCTTCCTCATTCTGCTGGTCACCTACATTATCCTCACCTTCGTCCTGTTGCTCAACATGTTAATCGCTCTGATGGGGGAGACGGTGGGACAGGTGTCCAAAGAAAGCAAGAAGATCTGGAAATTGCAG TGGGCGACTACTATCCTGGACATTGAGCGTTCTTTCCCTGTGTGTCTGCGGCGGTCTTTCCGTGTGGGAGAGATGGTCACTGTGGGCAAGGGTTTGGATGGAAAGCCAGACAAACGCTGGTGCTTCAG GGTGGACGAGGTGAAGTGGTCCCACTGGAATCAAAATCTGGGCATCATCAATGAGGATCCAGGCCAGAAAGACCTTTCTGAACACACACAGGGTGGACGGGGCCTTCGAAGAG ACCGCTGGTCCACTGTAGTACCGAGAGTGGTTGAACTGAATCGCGGCTCCAGAGATCACACCGTAGAGATGGAGCCTCTCACAGGGAGACACCGACTCAAGTCTGAAAGCTAA
- the trpv4 gene encoding transient receptor potential cation channel subfamily V member 4 isoform X2, whose protein sequence is MTDGFSASTLLKRYRLAMTESLSVSSPPDNSAQDSSEAADGDPNFPMSSMAALLENDDVSQPTHELPRPGQQNDQKQNMRIRFPGPFKKGVPNPMDLLESDYTEYPKQAPMDSMFDYGTCRQINNNKKGRRKKLPRGKAEIGMSCDEGSPEPPVLKVFNRWMLFEAVSRADPRALDGLLQYLQSHEKRLTDEEFKELSTGKTCLPKALLNLHNGQNDTIPILVDIAEQTGNLREFINTPFRDVYYRGQMALHIAIERRCKQYVELLVEKGADVHAQARGRFFQPRDEGGYFYFGELPLSLAACTNQPDMVHYLTENGHKKADLRRQDSRGNTVLHALVHIADNTRDNTRFVTKMFDLLLIKCAKLYPDCNLENILNNDGMSPLMMAAKLGKIGVFQHIIRREIKDEEARHLSRKFKDWAYGPVYSNLYDLSSLDTCGEEVSVLEILVYNSKIENRHEMLAVEPINELLRAKWQKFAAVTFYISVFSYLVTMIIFTLVAYYRPSVGKPPYAYDTTEDKVRLAGEIITVGSGLFFFVTNIKDLFLKKCPGVNSIFVDGSFQLLYFIYSVLVLVSAALYLSGIEAYVSVMVFALTLGWMNTLYFTRGLKLTGTYSIMIQKILIKDLFRFLLVYVLFMIGYASALVSLLTICPDKDTCKENCPTYPECRDTNTFSEFLLDLFKLTIGIGDLDNMLKGAQYPAVFLILLVTYIILTFVLLLNMLIALMGETVGQVSKESKKIWKLQWATTILDIERSFPVCLRRSFRVGEMVTVGKGLDGKPDKRWCFRVDEVKWSHWNQNLGIINEDPGQKDLSEHTQGGRGLRRDRWSTVVPRVVELNRGSRDHTVEMEPLTGRHRLKSES, encoded by the exons ATGACTGAC GGTTTTTCTGCTTCCACTCTACTGAAGCGCTATCGTCTGGCCATGACAGAGTCCTTGTCTGTCTCCTCACCACCAGACAATTCAGCTCAGGACTCTTCAGAGGCAGCAGATGGAGATCCCAACTTCCCCATGTCTTCAATGGCAGCGCTACTGGAAAATGATGATGTATCACAGCCAACTCATGAATTGCCTCGACCAGGACAACAGAACGACCAGAAGCAGAACATGCGGATTAGGTTCCCAGGACCCTTTAAAAAGGGGGTTCCTAACCCTATGGATCTTCTTGAGTCGGATTATACAGAGTATCCTAAACAAGCACCTATGGATTCCATGTTTGACTACGGCACATGCAGGCAGATCAACAACAATAAGAAAGGAAGACGGAAGAAGCTTCCACGAGG GAAGGCAGAGATCGGGATGTCATGTGATGAGGGATCCCCGGAGCCCCCTGTTCTCAAAGTCTTCAACCGCTGGATGTTGTTCGAAGCTGTATCTCGAGCAGATCCAAGAGCTCTGGACGGCCTTCTGCAGTATCTTCAGTCCCACGAAAAGAGGCTGACCGATGAAGAGTTCAAAG AACTTTCTACAGGGAAAACCTGCCTACCAAAAGCACTTCTCAACCTGCACAATGGTCAAAACGACACCATCCCAATATTGGTGGACATTGCTGAACAGACAGGAAACCTCAGAGAGTTCATCAACACACCCTTTAGAGATGTCTATTATAGGG GTCAGATGGCTCTGCATATTGCTATAGAGCGACGATGCAAACAGTATGTGGAGCTTCTGGTGGAGAAGGGGGCTGATGTCCATGCGCAGGCCAGGGGACGCTTCTTCCAGCCCAGAGATGAGGGTGGATACTTCTACTTTG GTGAACTGCCCCTCTCACTCGCAGCTTGTACCAACCAACCAGACATGGTGCATTACCTGACAGAGAATGGACACAAGAAGGCGGATCTGAGGAGGCAGGACTCAAGGGGAAACACAGTCCTGCATGCTTTGGTCCACATTGCTGACAACACTCGGGACAACACACGTTTTGTCACTAAGATGTTTGACTTGCTGCTCATTAAATGTGCCAAACTCTACCCGGATTGCAACCTGGAGAATATACTCAACAACGACGGCATGTCCCCTCTCATGATGGCCGCCAAACTGGGCAAAATTGGG GTGTTTCAGCACATCATTCGGAGAGAGATAAAAGATGAGGAAGCTCGACACCTCTCACGGAAATTTAAAGACTGGGCTTATGGACCAGTGTACTCCAATCTGTATGATCTGTCCTCCCTGGACACCTGCGGAGAGGAAGTGTCTGTTCTGGAAATACTCGTCTACAACAGCAAGATTGAG AATCGGCATGAGATGTTGGCGGTGGAACCAATAAATGAACTGCTGAGGGCCAAGTGGCAGAAATTTGCAGCGGTGACCTTCTACATCAGTGTGTTTTCCTATCTTGTGACTATGATTATCTTCACTCTTGTGGCCTACTATCGCCCATCAGTGGGAAAA CCCCCTTATGCTTATGATACCACAGAAGACAAGGTGCGTCTGGCTGGAGAGATCATCACAGTGGGTTCTGGACtctttttctttgtaacaaaT ATTAAGGACCTTTTCCTGAAGAAGTGCCCCGGGGTGAATTCTATATTTGTTGATGGATCCTTTCAGCTTCTCTA CTTCATCTACTCTGTGTTGGTGCTGGTGAGCGCAGCGCTGTATCTGTCAGGCATTGAGGCCTACGTGTCTGTGATGGTGTTTGCTTTAACACTAGGCTGGATGAACACCCTCTATTTTACCAGAGGCCTTAAACTCACTGGAACTTACAGCATCATGATCCAAAAG ATTCTCATCAAAGATTTGTTCCGGTTCCTGCTGGTCTACGTGCTCTTCATGATTGGTTATGCTTCAG CATTAGTGTCGCTGTTGACCATCTGCCCTGATAAGGACACGTGTAAGGAAAACTGTCCTACATATCCCGAATGTCGAGACACAAACACCTTCAGTGAATTCTTGCTGGACCTCTTCAAGCTGACCATAGGCATCGGAGACCTGGACAACATGCTGAAAGGCGCACAGTATCCCGCCGTCTTCCTCATTCTGCTGGTCACCTACATTATCCTCACCTTCGTCCTGTTGCTCAACATGTTAATCGCTCTGATGGGGGAGACGGTGGGACAGGTGTCCAAAGAAAGCAAGAAGATCTGGAAATTGCAG TGGGCGACTACTATCCTGGACATTGAGCGTTCTTTCCCTGTGTGTCTGCGGCGGTCTTTCCGTGTGGGAGAGATGGTCACTGTGGGCAAGGGTTTGGATGGAAAGCCAGACAAACGCTGGTGCTTCAG GGTGGACGAGGTGAAGTGGTCCCACTGGAATCAAAATCTGGGCATCATCAATGAGGATCCAGGCCAGAAAGACCTTTCTGAACACACACAGGGTGGACGGGGCCTTCGAAGAG ACCGCTGGTCCACTGTAGTACCGAGAGTGGTTGAACTGAATCGCGGCTCCAGAGATCACACCGTAGAGATGGAGCCTCTCACAGGGAGACACCGACTCAAGTCTGAAAGCTAA
- the trpv4 gene encoding transient receptor potential cation channel subfamily V member 4 isoform X3, with protein sequence MTDQGFSASTLLKRYRLAMTESLSVSSPPDNSAQDSSEAADGDPNFPMSSMAALLENDDVSQPTHELPRPGQQNDQKQNMRIRFPGPFKKGVPNPMDLLESDYTEYPKQAPMDSMFDYGTCRQINNNKKGRRKKLPRGKAEIGMSCDEGSPEPPVLKVFNRWMLFEAVSRADPRALDGLLQYLQSHEKRLTDEEFKELSTGKTCLPKALLNLHNGQNDTIPILVDIAEQTGNLREFINTPFRDVYYRGQMALHIAIERRCKQYVELLVEKGADVHAQARGRFFQPRDEGGYFYFGELPLSLAACTNQPDMVHYLTENGHKKADLRRQDSRGNTVLHALVHIADNTRDNTRFVTKMFDLLLIKCAKLYPDCNLENILNNDGMSPLMMAAKLGKIGVFQHIIRREIKDEEARHLSRKFKDWAYGPVYSNLYDLSSLDTCGEEVSVLEILVYNSKIENRHEMLAVEPINELLRAKWQKFAAVTFYISVFSYLVTMIIFTLVAYYRPSVGKIKDLFLKKCPGVNSIFVDGSFQLLYFIYSVLVLVSAALYLSGIEAYVSVMVFALTLGWMNTLYFTRGLKLTGTYSIMIQKILIKDLFRFLLVYVLFMIGYASALVSLLTICPDKDTCKENCPTYPECRDTNTFSEFLLDLFKLTIGIGDLDNMLKGAQYPAVFLILLVTYIILTFVLLLNMLIALMGETVGQVSKESKKIWKLQWATTILDIERSFPVCLRRSFRVGEMVTVGKGLDGKPDKRWCFRVDEVKWSHWNQNLGIINEDPGQKDLSEHTQGGRGLRRDRWSTVVPRVVELNRGSRDHTVEMEPLTGRHRLKSES encoded by the exons ATGACTGAC CAGGGTTTTTCTGCTTCCACTCTACTGAAGCGCTATCGTCTGGCCATGACAGAGTCCTTGTCTGTCTCCTCACCACCAGACAATTCAGCTCAGGACTCTTCAGAGGCAGCAGATGGAGATCCCAACTTCCCCATGTCTTCAATGGCAGCGCTACTGGAAAATGATGATGTATCACAGCCAACTCATGAATTGCCTCGACCAGGACAACAGAACGACCAGAAGCAGAACATGCGGATTAGGTTCCCAGGACCCTTTAAAAAGGGGGTTCCTAACCCTATGGATCTTCTTGAGTCGGATTATACAGAGTATCCTAAACAAGCACCTATGGATTCCATGTTTGACTACGGCACATGCAGGCAGATCAACAACAATAAGAAAGGAAGACGGAAGAAGCTTCCACGAGG GAAGGCAGAGATCGGGATGTCATGTGATGAGGGATCCCCGGAGCCCCCTGTTCTCAAAGTCTTCAACCGCTGGATGTTGTTCGAAGCTGTATCTCGAGCAGATCCAAGAGCTCTGGACGGCCTTCTGCAGTATCTTCAGTCCCACGAAAAGAGGCTGACCGATGAAGAGTTCAAAG AACTTTCTACAGGGAAAACCTGCCTACCAAAAGCACTTCTCAACCTGCACAATGGTCAAAACGACACCATCCCAATATTGGTGGACATTGCTGAACAGACAGGAAACCTCAGAGAGTTCATCAACACACCCTTTAGAGATGTCTATTATAGGG GTCAGATGGCTCTGCATATTGCTATAGAGCGACGATGCAAACAGTATGTGGAGCTTCTGGTGGAGAAGGGGGCTGATGTCCATGCGCAGGCCAGGGGACGCTTCTTCCAGCCCAGAGATGAGGGTGGATACTTCTACTTTG GTGAACTGCCCCTCTCACTCGCAGCTTGTACCAACCAACCAGACATGGTGCATTACCTGACAGAGAATGGACACAAGAAGGCGGATCTGAGGAGGCAGGACTCAAGGGGAAACACAGTCCTGCATGCTTTGGTCCACATTGCTGACAACACTCGGGACAACACACGTTTTGTCACTAAGATGTTTGACTTGCTGCTCATTAAATGTGCCAAACTCTACCCGGATTGCAACCTGGAGAATATACTCAACAACGACGGCATGTCCCCTCTCATGATGGCCGCCAAACTGGGCAAAATTGGG GTGTTTCAGCACATCATTCGGAGAGAGATAAAAGATGAGGAAGCTCGACACCTCTCACGGAAATTTAAAGACTGGGCTTATGGACCAGTGTACTCCAATCTGTATGATCTGTCCTCCCTGGACACCTGCGGAGAGGAAGTGTCTGTTCTGGAAATACTCGTCTACAACAGCAAGATTGAG AATCGGCATGAGATGTTGGCGGTGGAACCAATAAATGAACTGCTGAGGGCCAAGTGGCAGAAATTTGCAGCGGTGACCTTCTACATCAGTGTGTTTTCCTATCTTGTGACTATGATTATCTTCACTCTTGTGGCCTACTATCGCCCATCAGTGGGAAAA ATTAAGGACCTTTTCCTGAAGAAGTGCCCCGGGGTGAATTCTATATTTGTTGATGGATCCTTTCAGCTTCTCTA CTTCATCTACTCTGTGTTGGTGCTGGTGAGCGCAGCGCTGTATCTGTCAGGCATTGAGGCCTACGTGTCTGTGATGGTGTTTGCTTTAACACTAGGCTGGATGAACACCCTCTATTTTACCAGAGGCCTTAAACTCACTGGAACTTACAGCATCATGATCCAAAAG ATTCTCATCAAAGATTTGTTCCGGTTCCTGCTGGTCTACGTGCTCTTCATGATTGGTTATGCTTCAG CATTAGTGTCGCTGTTGACCATCTGCCCTGATAAGGACACGTGTAAGGAAAACTGTCCTACATATCCCGAATGTCGAGACACAAACACCTTCAGTGAATTCTTGCTGGACCTCTTCAAGCTGACCATAGGCATCGGAGACCTGGACAACATGCTGAAAGGCGCACAGTATCCCGCCGTCTTCCTCATTCTGCTGGTCACCTACATTATCCTCACCTTCGTCCTGTTGCTCAACATGTTAATCGCTCTGATGGGGGAGACGGTGGGACAGGTGTCCAAAGAAAGCAAGAAGATCTGGAAATTGCAG TGGGCGACTACTATCCTGGACATTGAGCGTTCTTTCCCTGTGTGTCTGCGGCGGTCTTTCCGTGTGGGAGAGATGGTCACTGTGGGCAAGGGTTTGGATGGAAAGCCAGACAAACGCTGGTGCTTCAG GGTGGACGAGGTGAAGTGGTCCCACTGGAATCAAAATCTGGGCATCATCAATGAGGATCCAGGCCAGAAAGACCTTTCTGAACACACACAGGGTGGACGGGGCCTTCGAAGAG ACCGCTGGTCCACTGTAGTACCGAGAGTGGTTGAACTGAATCGCGGCTCCAGAGATCACACCGTAGAGATGGAGCCTCTCACAGGGAGACACCGACTCAAGTCTGAAAGCTAA